The Candidatus Dadabacteria bacterium genome has a segment encoding these proteins:
- the guaA gene encoding glutamine-hydrolyzing GMP synthase gives MREKVLVLDFGSQYTQLIARRTRELGVYSEIKPYNTSTDEIKKDHPGAIILSGGPSSVWADDSPRVDGEILALGVPVLGICYGLQVLVFQLGGEVERSEKREYGPAVLNLVTEDPLFSGVEKTSGVWMSHGDRVLSMPEGFTAIADTENTECAAVRNAGGNIYGVQFHPEVVHTEFGARILSNFLFQVAGLGGNWTAGSFIEHSMHDIRERVGNGKIICGLSGGVDSSVAAALINEAVGRRLYCIFVDTGCMRLDEAQEVCDAFSEFEMNFIHVDASERFLSHLEGVEDPETKRKIMGEQFVRVFEEEAEKISDVRFLAQGTLYPDVIESVSVKGPSAVIKSHHNVGGLPEKMNLEIVEPLRELFKDEVRSVGEALGLPSSLIGRHPFPGPGLAIRIMGEVTRERLSILRHADSIFIDELKKSGAYDEVWQAFCVFIPVKTVGVMGDERTYENVCALRAVSSTDGMTADWSKISYDLLGKISVRIINEVKGINRVVYDISTKPPGTIEWQ, from the coding sequence TTCGGTTCCCAGTATACGCAGCTTATCGCCAGGCGCACCAGGGAACTCGGGGTTTATTCCGAAATAAAGCCCTATAACACTTCCACAGACGAAATAAAGAAAGACCATCCAGGGGCGATAATACTCTCCGGGGGGCCCTCAAGCGTCTGGGCGGATGATTCTCCTAGGGTGGACGGGGAAATACTGGCTTTGGGAGTACCGGTTCTGGGTATCTGTTACGGGCTTCAGGTGCTGGTTTTCCAGCTCGGTGGTGAAGTTGAGCGCTCCGAGAAGAGGGAATACGGTCCTGCCGTCTTGAACTTGGTAACGGAAGACCCGCTTTTCTCGGGCGTGGAGAAGACCTCGGGAGTCTGGATGTCTCACGGCGACAGGGTTTTGAGTATGCCCGAGGGATTTACGGCGATAGCCGATACCGAGAACACGGAGTGCGCGGCGGTAAGAAATGCAGGCGGAAACATCTACGGGGTGCAATTCCACCCGGAGGTCGTGCATACGGAATTCGGAGCCCGGATACTCTCCAATTTCCTTTTTCAGGTGGCGGGGCTTGGCGGAAACTGGACGGCGGGTTCGTTCATAGAGCATTCAATGCACGATATAAGGGAAAGGGTCGGGAACGGCAAGATCATATGCGGGCTCTCGGGAGGAGTGGACTCCTCGGTCGCGGCTGCTCTTATTAACGAGGCGGTGGGCCGCAGGCTTTACTGTATTTTCGTTGATACGGGATGCATGAGGCTTGATGAGGCTCAGGAGGTCTGTGACGCTTTTTCCGAGTTTGAGATGAATTTTATTCACGTGGATGCCTCTGAGAGATTTCTCTCTCATCTTGAAGGTGTTGAGGATCCCGAAACGAAAAGAAAGATCATGGGCGAGCAGTTCGTGAGGGTCTTCGAGGAAGAAGCTGAAAAGATATCCGATGTCCGTTTTCTAGCCCAGGGAACGCTCTATCCCGACGTTATCGAGAGCGTGAGTGTCAAGGGCCCCTCGGCCGTCATAAAGTCCCACCACAACGTCGGAGGGCTTCCGGAAAAAATGAACCTAGAGATAGTAGAGCCTCTTCGGGAACTTTTCAAAGACGAGGTGAGAAGCGTTGGCGAGGCTCTCGGGCTCCCTTCCTCTCTTATAGGCCGTCATCCCTTTCCCGGTCCGGGTCTTGCGATCAGGATAATGGGAGAAGTCACGCGCGAAAGACTCTCCATACTGAGGCATGCGGATAGCATTTTTATAGACGAGCTTAAAAAATCGGGGGCCTATGATGAAGTATGGCAGGCCTTCTGCGTTTTTATCCCGGTAAAGACGGTGGGAGTGATGGGCGATGAGCGCACCTATGAAAACGTCTGCGCCCTGAGGGCTGTGAGCAGTACGGATGGAATGACCGCCGACTGGTCGAAGATATCCTATGATCTGCTCGGGAAAATCTCGGTAAGGATCATAAACGAGGTAAAGGGAATAAACCGGGTCGTATACGATATATCCACAAAACCTCCCGGCACCATAGAGTGGCAGTGA
- a CDS encoding NAD-dependent epimerase/dehydratase family protein yields the protein MRIIVTGGAGFIGSWVCKAHISEGHEVLVVDNLSTGSEDNIPPEAEFVECDVRDSARLEKAFRQFRPEVVNHHAAQINVRNSVENPGFDADVNIGGSLNVLRLCGDHKTEKFIFSSTGGALYGEPKKLPADESTPALPLSPYGISKLSTENYIRYHSRNHGFGHVILRYSNVYGERQNPEGEAGVIGIFCEKIISGKPCLIFGDGEQTRDYVHVSDVSRANLLAASLMQEGTFNIGTSIESSVNDIVRILGEATKTEFTTVHEKERSGEVRRISLDCSLAAEKLGWSAQMALREGLFRTWNWFLQERN from the coding sequence GTGAGAATAATAGTCACAGGCGGAGCGGGATTCATAGGCTCTTGGGTATGCAAAGCGCATATCTCCGAGGGCCACGAGGTTCTAGTGGTCGACAACCTCTCAACGGGGTCTGAGGACAATATCCCCCCTGAAGCCGAGTTTGTTGAGTGCGACGTAAGGGATTCCGCCCGACTTGAAAAGGCGTTTCGCCAATTCCGCCCTGAAGTCGTCAACCACCACGCAGCACAGATAAACGTAAGAAATTCCGTCGAGAACCCCGGCTTTGACGCTGATGTAAATATAGGCGGTTCCCTTAACGTTCTTAGACTCTGCGGGGATCACAAAACCGAAAAATTCATTTTTTCATCCACCGGAGGCGCTCTCTACGGAGAGCCAAAGAAACTTCCGGCCGATGAGTCAACCCCCGCCCTTCCTCTTTCCCCTTATGGAATCTCGAAACTCTCAACGGAAAATTACATAAGATACCATTCAAGGAATCATGGTTTCGGACACGTGATCCTGAGATACTCAAACGTGTACGGAGAAAGGCAGAACCCCGAGGGGGAGGCCGGCGTGATAGGGATTTTCTGCGAGAAAATAATCAGCGGGAAGCCCTGCCTCATATTCGGAGACGGAGAACAAACGAGGGATTACGTGCACGTCTCCGATGTCTCGCGGGCAAACCTGCTCGCCGCAAGCCTCATGCAAGAGGGAACTTTCAACATAGGAACTTCTATCGAGAGTTCCGTAAACGACATAGTGCGCATACTGGGGGAGGCAACTAAAACCGAATTCACGACTGTTCACGAAAAAGAGCGTTCCGGGGAAGTAAGAAGAATTAGTCTTGACTGCTCCCTAGCGGCCGAGAAGCTCGGATGGAGCGCGCAGATGGCCTTGCGCGAAGGCCTTTTTAGAACATGGAACTGGTTTTTGCAGGAGAGGAATTGA
- a CDS encoding type III pantothenate kinase yields MLLAIDVGNTSIMVGIFSGEDLVYSFRVDTDRTKSPDDYGIILFGKMDEKDISPSSFTGAILSCVVAEMEEGVAKLVEKYFGHRPIIVGPETRTGMPIRIYSPEELGADRIANAVAAYHRFGGSVIVVDLGTATTFDCVSEKGEYLGGVIVPGIELSTVALYHGTSKLPKVDPERPEQVIGKDTVECIQSGLFYGYASMIDGLCAKLKEEMGSSPEIVMTGGFAEAISEECACVNRVDNDLALHGLRLLHELNSQILC; encoded by the coding sequence ATGCTTCTCGCAATTGATGTCGGCAACACTAGCATAATGGTCGGAATATTTTCCGGAGAGGATCTCGTATACAGCTTCAGGGTGGATACTGACAGAACCAAAAGCCCCGATGATTACGGAATCATCTTGTTTGGAAAGATGGACGAGAAAGACATATCTCCTTCCTCGTTCACCGGCGCCATACTCTCCTGCGTGGTCGCCGAGATGGAGGAGGGAGTGGCGAAACTAGTGGAGAAATATTTCGGTCACCGGCCTATAATTGTGGGTCCTGAGACAAGAACGGGAATGCCGATTCGGATTTACAGTCCTGAAGAGCTCGGGGCCGACAGAATAGCAAACGCTGTTGCGGCTTACCACCGCTTCGGTGGAAGCGTGATAGTGGTTGATCTCGGTACGGCGACCACTTTTGACTGCGTTTCCGAAAAAGGAGAATACCTGGGCGGAGTCATAGTCCCTGGGATCGAGCTTTCCACGGTGGCGCTTTACCACGGAACTTCCAAGCTTCCGAAGGTTGATCCCGAGAGGCCCGAGCAGGTGATAGGCAAAGACACCGTCGAGTGCATACAGTCGGGTCTGTTTTACGGTTACGCCTCGATGATTGACGGGCTTTGCGCGAAACTCAAGGAGGAGATGGGTTCTTCTCCCGAAATCGTGATGACCGGGGGTTTCGCCGAAGCGATCTCTGAGGAGTGCGCCTGCGTGAATCGGGTCGACAATGACCTTGCTCTCCACGGCCTGAGACTGCTCCATGAACTCAACTCTCAGATACTCTGTTAG
- a CDS encoding cyclic nucleotide-binding domain-containing protein codes for MWEKREIFSELPFVSNFEKDKTDFLLKIGELIEVPERYVLTKQFEPSHSFYFLVEGLVNFSISVEDRTNEFSVGRSDEKFTPAGWSGFRSPKRYYTTITCERPCVLLKWSHQNLEKFFDQEPLLGREFLLFVLGKSINLLKHVRAELAEYNNVNWDIETGKTGGFSQAGRYISVPNPLQLLRQSPFFEIFPDKTLRQLAKATQKKYYLNNEPIFNQGDTPKGIDILAYGKAALCFSPDGAQGGVEESAALHLINLPGYLVGWMGAAPATSNDITAVASRNSVIYHISARNLHKILNQDPTLALALARRLLWLVSIRLRNARAGLISQRYEREILAISNLIEQNSMQLSVTSPIHKLAHLLNSPLTLDDAFRLLFRLEKEGESLERELSRLSLDILGKIYKEYNFFEGLKNVYQSVTAAPESLSPSEIRTMAAKQFVGVFKSTPYVIEGWENLPDEPGHIFIYNHLVNHPYNTLPNNFQITLDSHFISSMVLYAKYGEAGVRVVRVPRAEEYGHEYYYRRLGHINVYTGESNPVGQTPERKKAWREEFYRTAEKYLKKGFNIVVSPEGTSMRTEESPGPFKLGAFLLAASVSPEPYIVPIAVANFDKRINQNVFSLTIKKPFKISDHVRNPGDNKEKLFEFIKEYGTEYRKYVEEAVGLAKRAESTKINLKTFEQVEKQLPVIDKNLFEQDVRMLERRHVGKKSNATVFYGSSSFRLWRGMARNFFDYNVLNLGFGGARIAYCLHYFERLIKPNDVKSLVLYAGDNDIGDGCLPKQVLNFFVDFYYRFREFYPNTKMTFVSIKPSPVRFHFLDRIEASNDLVRQFLSREPNAFYLNVYDHMLDESGNIREELFTEDGLHMNRKGYALWKDLFLANEKEIFYDPGPEESERQTKLLPKTEIHTQAPSDLA; via the coding sequence ATGTGGGAAAAAAGAGAGATATTCAGCGAACTTCCGTTCGTTTCGAATTTCGAGAAAGACAAAACCGATTTCCTGCTTAAGATAGGCGAACTGATAGAAGTGCCGGAACGCTACGTTCTCACCAAACAGTTCGAACCGAGTCATTCTTTCTACTTCCTCGTAGAGGGCCTGGTGAATTTCTCAATCAGTGTCGAAGACAGAACCAATGAATTCTCGGTGGGGAGAAGTGACGAGAAATTCACTCCCGCAGGCTGGTCGGGCTTTCGCTCTCCCAAACGCTACTACACAACGATCACATGCGAGAGGCCCTGCGTCCTGCTAAAGTGGAGTCACCAGAATCTTGAAAAATTCTTTGACCAAGAACCCCTTCTGGGACGCGAATTCCTGCTTTTCGTTCTCGGCAAAAGCATAAACCTTCTAAAACATGTCAGGGCCGAGCTTGCGGAATACAACAACGTAAACTGGGACATTGAAACGGGAAAAACGGGCGGTTTTTCCCAAGCAGGGAGATACATATCCGTACCTAACCCGCTTCAGCTTCTCAGGCAATCTCCTTTTTTCGAGATTTTCCCCGACAAGACGCTGCGCCAGCTGGCAAAAGCGACCCAGAAAAAATATTATCTAAACAACGAACCCATATTCAACCAGGGGGACACCCCCAAAGGAATAGACATACTGGCTTACGGAAAGGCGGCACTGTGCTTCTCTCCCGACGGGGCGCAGGGAGGAGTTGAGGAATCCGCCGCGCTTCATCTGATTAACCTCCCCGGATATCTGGTCGGATGGATGGGCGCCGCTCCCGCCACATCAAACGACATCACCGCTGTTGCAAGTAGAAATTCGGTTATCTATCACATAAGCGCCCGCAATCTTCATAAAATCCTGAATCAGGATCCCACCTTGGCCCTGGCTCTGGCCAGAAGACTTTTATGGCTGGTGTCAATACGGCTTCGAAATGCCCGCGCGGGGCTCATATCGCAAAGATACGAACGAGAAATACTGGCTATAAGCAACCTTATAGAGCAAAACTCCATGCAGTTAAGCGTCACCTCCCCCATCCATAAACTCGCCCACCTGCTAAACAGCCCGCTTACGCTGGATGACGCTTTTCGGCTTCTGTTCAGGCTGGAAAAAGAAGGAGAGAGCCTTGAGAGGGAGCTGTCCCGTCTCAGCCTTGATATTCTCGGAAAGATCTACAAGGAATACAACTTTTTCGAGGGACTAAAAAACGTCTATCAGTCCGTTACCGCCGCACCGGAATCGCTTTCTCCAAGTGAGATAAGAACCATGGCGGCCAAACAGTTCGTGGGCGTTTTCAAGAGCACTCCTTACGTAATCGAAGGATGGGAGAATCTGCCCGATGAACCGGGACACATCTTTATATACAATCACCTGGTGAACCATCCCTACAATACCCTTCCCAATAATTTTCAGATTACGCTCGATTCCCACTTCATAAGCTCGATGGTTCTCTACGCTAAGTACGGCGAGGCCGGGGTACGCGTCGTACGCGTCCCCAGAGCAGAAGAATACGGACACGAATACTACTACCGAAGACTCGGACATATTAACGTCTACACTGGTGAATCCAACCCTGTCGGGCAGACCCCGGAACGCAAGAAAGCGTGGAGAGAAGAATTCTACAGGACCGCAGAGAAGTATCTGAAAAAAGGCTTTAACATAGTAGTAAGCCCCGAGGGAACCAGCATGAGGACGGAGGAATCTCCCGGTCCGTTCAAGCTCGGCGCCTTTCTTCTGGCGGCATCCGTTTCGCCTGAGCCTTATATCGTTCCCATAGCGGTAGCGAACTTTGACAAGAGAATAAACCAGAACGTGTTCTCCCTGACAATAAAAAAACCTTTCAAGATATCCGATCATGTAAGGAATCCCGGGGATAACAAAGAGAAGCTCTTTGAGTTCATTAAGGAATACGGAACCGAGTACAGGAAATATGTCGAAGAGGCAGTGGGACTGGCAAAGCGCGCGGAATCCACCAAGATCAACTTAAAAACCTTCGAGCAAGTCGAAAAACAGCTCCCAGTAATCGATAAAAACCTGTTTGAACAGGACGTAAGGATGCTTGAGAGGCGCCATGTCGGGAAAAAGAGTAACGCAACGGTATTTTATGGCAGTTCAAGTTTCCGCCTCTGGAGGGGCATGGCAAGGAACTTCTTCGATTACAACGTCTTGAATCTTGGCTTCGGAGGCGCCAGAATCGCCTACTGCCTGCACTATTTCGAGCGGCTCATAAAACCGAATGACGTTAAATCCCTGGTTCTCTACGCAGGCGATAACGATATTGGAGACGGATGTCTGCCAAAACAGGTGCTGAATTTCTTTGTGGATTTTTATTATCGTTTCAGAGAGTTCTATCCCAACACAAAAATGACGTTCGTTTCAATAAAGCCGAGCCCCGTAAGATTTCATTTTCTTGACAGAATCGAGGCGTCAAACGATCTCGTAAGACAGTTCCTGTCAAGAGAACCAAATGCCTTTTACCTGAATGTTTACGACCACATGCTGGATGAAAGCGGGAATATAAGGGAGGAACTGTTCACCGAAGACGGTCTCCACATGAACAGAAAGGGGTACGCGCTATGGAAGGATCTGTTTTTGGCGAACGAAAAGGAAATTTTTTACGACCCCGGACCCGAGGAATCTGAAAGGCAAACTAAACTTCTCCCGAAAACGGAAATCCACACCCAGGCACCCTCTGATCTGGCTTGA
- a CDS encoding Dabb family protein translates to MIKRMVMWKLKDSHEGMSKDELIAKFKQKVEGLKSAVPEIKTMELGKSFSELPVTYDVALYSEFDSKEDYEVFLKHPEHMKVGKFIRQIRTDVALVEYET, encoded by the coding sequence GTGATAAAACGTATGGTGATGTGGAAACTGAAGGATTCGCACGAAGGAATGAGCAAGGATGAGCTCATTGCCAAGTTCAAACAGAAAGTAGAGGGATTGAAAAGCGCCGTTCCGGAGATAAAGACTATGGAGCTTGGCAAGAGTTTTAGTGAGCTTCCCGTCACGTACGATGTAGCTCTCTATTCTGAGTTCGACTCGAAGGAAGATTATGAAGTTTTCCTGAAGCATCCCGAGCACATGAAGGTCGGAAAGTTCATCCGGCAGATAAGAACGGACGTGGCTCTTGTCGAATACGAAACGTGA
- a CDS encoding Dabb family protein: MIKHIVMWKIKDSHEGADKGELMDRIKEELEGLKNVIPEIKTMEIGRNSNELPTSFDIALYSEFESQEDLEIYKEHPEHQKVAQFVRQVAMDAVVVDYET, from the coding sequence GTGATAAAGCATATAGTGATGTGGAAGATCAAGGATTCGCACGAAGGTGCGGACAAGGGTGAGCTCATGGACAGGATCAAGGAGGAACTCGAAGGGCTCAAAAATGTCATTCCGGAGATAAAGACAATGGAGATCGGCAGGAATTCTAACGAGCTTCCCACATCGTTTGATATCGCTCTTTATTCAGAGTTCGAATCGCAGGAAGATCTTGAGATCTACAAGGAGCATCCCGAGCACCAGAAGGTCGCGCAGTTCGTTCGGCAGGTAGCTATGGATGCGGTTGTTGTCGACTACGAAACATGA
- a CDS encoding PQQ-dependent sugar dehydrogenase: MPTETPGETAPPEIPVDPMLSGISLPEGFSISLYSNEVPGARSLALGADGTLFIGTRSKTVYALSDTDGDNYAETVHIIADNLNTPNGVAFRDGALYVAEISRILRYDGIESRLSSPPVPVVVIDTLLRDTHHGWKFIRFGPDGKLYVPVGAPCNVCKRGDERYAAILRVNPDGTNLEVFAHGVRNTVGFDWHPESGVLWFTDNGRDNISRDQRINDNSPPDELNRAGEAGLHFGFPYCHGTDVQDPQFGSERGCDEFTPPQWEFPAHVAALGMRFYTGFMFPASWKNVIFIAEHGSWNRSVPIGYRVTSVRLDESGNAASYDVFAHGWLGSDGTAWGRPVDVLVAPDGALLVSDDRRGAVYRISR; the protein is encoded by the coding sequence ATGCCTACTGAAACTCCTGGGGAAACAGCGCCCCCGGAGATTCCCGTGGACCCAATGCTCTCGGGCATATCCCTTCCCGAGGGTTTTTCGATCTCCCTTTATTCAAACGAAGTGCCCGGTGCACGCTCGCTTGCTCTTGGAGCCGATGGCACATTGTTTATCGGTACTAGGTCTAAAACCGTGTATGCCCTTAGCGATACGGACGGTGATAACTACGCCGAAACTGTCCATATAATTGCGGACAACCTCAATACTCCAAACGGTGTTGCGTTTCGGGACGGGGCACTTTATGTCGCGGAAATAAGCCGGATTCTCCGCTATGACGGAATCGAAAGCCGTCTCTCATCTCCTCCAGTCCCCGTAGTCGTCATTGATACGCTTCTCAGGGATACGCATCATGGGTGGAAATTCATCCGGTTCGGACCGGACGGAAAACTCTATGTTCCGGTCGGAGCGCCGTGCAACGTCTGCAAAAGGGGCGACGAGCGTTACGCAGCGATCCTGAGGGTCAATCCCGATGGAACGAATCTTGAGGTTTTCGCCCATGGAGTGAGAAACACCGTGGGTTTTGACTGGCATCCGGAATCTGGTGTGCTTTGGTTTACAGATAACGGAAGGGATAACATCAGCAGAGACCAGCGAATTAATGATAACAGCCCTCCGGACGAACTTAACCGTGCCGGGGAAGCCGGACTTCATTTCGGTTTTCCCTACTGCCACGGGACAGATGTTCAGGATCCGCAGTTCGGTTCGGAGCGCGGCTGCGATGAATTTACTCCTCCCCAGTGGGAGTTCCCCGCGCACGTTGCGGCGCTTGGCATGCGGTTCTATACGGGTTTCATGTTCCCCGCATCTTGGAAAAACGTGATTTTCATCGCGGAGCACGGCTCATGGAACAGAAGCGTGCCCATAGGTTACAGAGTGACATCAGTGCGCCTTGACGAATCGGGGAACGCGGCTTCATACGATGTGTTCGCACATGGGTGGCTTGGGAGTGACGGAACTGCTTGGGGAAGGCCGGTTGACGTTCTGGTTGCCCCCGACGGAGCACTGCTCGTATCCGATGACCGCAGGGGAGCCGTTTACAGGATTTCCCGCTGA
- the vapB gene encoding type II toxin-antitoxin system VapB family antitoxin yields the protein MPTAKIFKNGRSQAVRIPKDFAFEGVTELTVRKAGQKLILEPVRKSWLTLNEESEPVGDDFLAERPDLFAIDESRGKFE from the coding sequence ATGCCCACTGCAAAAATCTTTAAAAATGGTCGTAGCCAAGCCGTTCGCATTCCGAAGGATTTTGCTTTTGAGGGAGTGACCGAACTGACCGTGAGGAAGGCGGGTCAGAAACTGATCCTGGAACCCGTACGCAAGTCCTGGTTGACTCTGAATGAAGAAAGCGAACCGGTAGGCGATGATTTCCTGGCAGAGCGTCCAGATTTGTTCGCGATTGACGAAAGCCGGGGAAAATTTGAATGA
- a CDS encoding type II toxin-antitoxin system VapC family toxin, which yields MTYMLDTNICSYIMRQHSRSILETLENRAAEGHILCMSVITYQELRFGAERVGSAKYHARIDKVCERLDYVADWTTECADRFAVTQSSLLRKGSPIGFADAMIASHALIINATLVTNNQKHFSQVEDLRLENWFSA from the coding sequence ATGACCTACATGCTTGACACCAATATCTGCAGTTACATAATGCGGCAACATTCGCGGTCTATTCTGGAGACCCTTGAGAACCGGGCCGCTGAGGGCCACATTCTCTGCATGTCAGTTATCACCTACCAGGAGTTGCGGTTTGGTGCCGAGCGCGTCGGTTCCGCAAAATACCACGCGCGCATTGATAAGGTCTGCGAACGCCTTGATTACGTGGCCGACTGGACGACTGAATGCGCGGACCGATTCGCCGTTACGCAGTCGTCGCTGCTCAGAAAAGGAAGCCCCATCGGATTTGCTGATGCGATGATCGCTTCCCATGCCCTTATAATTAACGCTACGCTTGTAACCAACAACCAGAAGCATTTTTCCCAGGTGGAAGATCTCCGGCTGGAAAACTGGTTCTCCGCCTGA
- the thiC gene encoding phosphomethylpyrimidine synthase ThiC, translated as MSSSRKKEKIPAGSVITRDPFPKSKKVYVDGKIHDIKVAMREVETDDLLSDAPDADRFKITLYDTSGPYTDPDFDIDVHRGLPPLREKWIRDRGDVQELPDFSSEFARKRLESANGITFGNIRKPLRAAPSRNVTQMHYAKKGIITPEMEYIAIRENQRIDKMREVYGHLGAYHEGVDFDARIQTSPITPEFVREEVAAGRAIIPNNINHPESEPMIIGRNFLVKINANIGNSAVTSSIEEEVEKAVWACRWGADTIMDLSTGDNIHETREWIIRNAPVPVGTVPIYQALEKVKGKPEELTWEIYRDTLIEQAEQGVDYFTIHAGVLLRYIPLTVDRVTGIVSRGGSIMAKWCLSHHKESFLYTNFEEICEIMRAYDIAFSLGDGLRPGSIADANDAAQFAELDTLGELTQIAWKHDVQVMIEGPGHIPMQMIRENVTKELEICGEAPFYTLGPLVTDIAPGYDHITSAIGAAMIGWYGTAMLCYVTPKEHLGLPNKKDVKDGVITYKIAAHAADLAKGHPTAQLRDNVLSKARFEFRWNDQFNLSLDPDTAREFHDETLPAEGAKVAHFCSMCGPKFCSMKITQDIRDYAREQGLSEMDAVQKGLDSKAREFADKGKEIYVECPD; from the coding sequence ATGAGTTCTTCTCGGAAAAAAGAAAAAATACCTGCCGGGTCCGTGATAACCAGAGACCCCTTTCCCAAATCAAAAAAGGTATACGTGGACGGAAAGATCCACGACATAAAGGTGGCCATGAGGGAGGTTGAAACCGACGATCTCCTCTCGGATGCCCCAGACGCTGATCGCTTCAAGATAACCCTTTACGATACCAGCGGCCCCTATACCGATCCCGATTTCGATATTGACGTTCACAGAGGTCTTCCGCCGCTTCGCGAAAAGTGGATCAGAGATCGGGGAGATGTTCAGGAACTGCCCGATTTCTCCTCGGAATTTGCCAGGAAAAGACTTGAGAGTGCAAACGGGATAACTTTCGGGAACATAAGAAAACCCCTTCGTGCCGCGCCATCGCGAAACGTAACCCAGATGCACTACGCGAAAAAGGGAATCATAACGCCCGAGATGGAGTATATCGCCATAAGGGAGAACCAGAGAATCGACAAGATGAGGGAGGTCTACGGACACCTCGGGGCTTACCACGAGGGAGTAGATTTCGACGCGCGTATTCAGACCAGCCCTATCACCCCCGAGTTCGTAAGGGAAGAGGTTGCCGCGGGGCGCGCCATAATTCCGAACAACATAAACCACCCGGAAAGCGAGCCCATGATAATAGGGCGCAATTTTCTCGTGAAAATAAACGCGAACATCGGAAATTCCGCCGTCACCTCAAGCATTGAGGAGGAGGTAGAAAAAGCAGTCTGGGCATGCCGGTGGGGAGCCGACACCATAATGGATCTCTCGACCGGGGACAACATCCACGAAACCAGAGAGTGGATAATAAGAAATGCCCCGGTTCCCGTGGGAACCGTTCCCATATACCAGGCCCTTGAAAAGGTTAAGGGAAAACCGGAGGAACTTACCTGGGAGATTTACAGGGATACACTCATAGAGCAGGCGGAGCAGGGAGTTGACTACTTCACGATACATGCGGGAGTGCTCCTTCGCTACATTCCGCTTACCGTCGACAGGGTCACTGGGATAGTTTCAAGAGGCGGGTCGATAATGGCCAAGTGGTGTCTCTCGCATCACAAGGAAAGCTTTCTCTACACCAATTTCGAAGAGATCTGCGAGATAATGAGAGCATACGACATAGCGTTTTCTCTGGGTGACGGCCTTCGGCCGGGCTCCATAGCCGACGCGAACGACGCTGCGCAGTTCGCCGAGCTTGATACCCTCGGAGAACTTACCCAGATAGCCTGGAAGCACGATGTTCAGGTTATGATAGAAGGTCCGGGACACATCCCCATGCAAATGATAAGGGAGAACGTGACCAAGGAGCTTGAGATATGTGGAGAAGCTCCCTTTTACACTCTGGGTCCTTTAGTTACCGACATAGCACCCGGCTATGACCACATAACTTCTGCCATAGGGGCGGCGATGATAGGATGGTACGGAACTGCTATGCTCTGTTACGTCACCCCGAAGGAGCATCTCGGTCTTCCGAATAAAAAGGACGTAAAGGACGGAGTCATAACCTATAAGATCGCCGCGCACGCGGCGGATCTTGCGAAGGGTCATCCCACGGCACAGCTTCGCGACAACGTGCTAAGCAAGGCCAGGTTCGAATTCCGGTGGAATGATCAGTTCAATCTCTCTCTTGATCCGGATACGGCGCGCGAGTTTCACGACGAGACCCTCCCTGCCGAAGGGGCAAAGGTTGCGCATTTCTGCTCCATGTGCGGTCCGAAATTCTGCTCGATGAAGATCACGCAGGATATAAGGGATTACGCGAGGGAGCAAGGTCTCTCGGAGATGGACGCCGTTCAGAAGGGGCTTGATTCCAAGGCGAGGGAATTTGCGGATAAGGGGAAAGAGATATACGTTGAGTGTCCGGATTAA
- a CDS encoding DUF1902 domain-containing protein: MDSVFTIEAKWHEDMWVATSEGIPGLAVEARNLNELCNLLNVIVPELLEENSHLVEQKDSPVILNAHLGDSSSFVNG; this comes from the coding sequence ATGGATAGCGTCTTCACGATTGAAGCCAAGTGGCATGAAGATATGTGGGTTGCGACAAGTGAGGGTATACCTGGACTAGCAGTTGAAGCACGCAATTTGAATGAGCTTTGCAATCTTCTGAATGTGATTGTCCCTGAATTACTGGAGGAGAATTCTCATCTTGTCGAACAGAAAGACTCGCCGGTCATTTTAAATGCTCATCTTGGAGATTCCAGCAGTTTTGTGAATGGGTGA